In the genome of Halobacterium noricense, one region contains:
- a CDS encoding CTP synthase produces MPTETGYDPTLGSKFVFVTGGVMSGLGKGITAASLGRLLSNAGFDVTAVKIDPYLNVDAGTMNPYQHGEVYVLKDGGEVDLDLGNYERFLDVDMTSDHNVTTGKVYQHVIERERAGDYLGKTVQIIPHVTDDIKRRVREAAEGSDVCIVEVGGTVGDIEGMPFLEALRQFSHEEDDEDILFTHVTLVPYSQTGEQKTKPTQHSVKELRSIGLQPDVLVGRCEDELDPDVKEKIALFCDVPTDAVFSNPDVEDVYHVPLVVEEEGLDEYVMEEFDIADDALPKAERSTEWRDLVTRERTGEVDIALVGKYALEDAYMSIHEALKHAGLERGVDVNVLWVDSEKMNDDHEQRLQEADGVVVPGGFGSRGTEGKIRAIQYAREHDVPFLGLCLGFQLAVVEYARNVLGMADAHSSEINEETPHPVIDLLPEQYDLEDLGGTMRLGAHDTQIEPGTLAHELYGDTSCTERHRHRYEVNPDYIDDLTENGLTFSGEAGNRMEILEYGDHPFFFGTQFHPEFRSRPTRASPPFVGLLDAVLEATETEAEVVN; encoded by the coding sequence ATGCCGACGGAGACCGGGTACGACCCGACACTGGGAAGCAAGTTCGTGTTCGTTACTGGCGGGGTGATGTCCGGGCTGGGGAAAGGCATCACTGCCGCCAGTCTGGGCCGCCTCCTCTCGAACGCCGGATTCGACGTCACGGCCGTCAAAATCGACCCCTACCTCAACGTGGACGCGGGGACGATGAACCCCTACCAGCACGGCGAGGTGTACGTGCTCAAGGACGGCGGGGAGGTCGACCTCGACCTCGGGAACTACGAGCGGTTCCTCGACGTGGACATGACCTCCGACCACAACGTCACCACGGGGAAAGTCTACCAGCACGTCATCGAGCGCGAGCGCGCCGGCGACTACCTCGGGAAGACCGTCCAGATTATCCCCCACGTCACCGACGACATCAAGCGGCGCGTCCGCGAGGCCGCCGAGGGCTCCGACGTCTGCATCGTCGAAGTCGGCGGCACCGTGGGCGACATCGAGGGAATGCCGTTCCTCGAGGCGCTGCGCCAGTTCAGCCACGAGGAGGACGACGAGGACATCCTGTTCACGCACGTCACGCTCGTGCCGTACTCCCAGACGGGCGAGCAGAAGACGAAGCCAACCCAGCACTCCGTGAAGGAACTCCGGTCGATTGGTCTCCAGCCGGACGTCCTCGTGGGGCGCTGTGAGGACGAACTCGACCCCGACGTCAAGGAGAAAATCGCGCTGTTCTGCGACGTTCCCACCGACGCCGTCTTCTCGAACCCGGACGTCGAGGACGTCTACCACGTCCCCCTCGTCGTCGAGGAGGAGGGCCTCGACGAGTACGTGATGGAGGAGTTCGACATCGCCGACGACGCCCTCCCGAAGGCCGAGCGCTCGACGGAGTGGCGCGACCTCGTCACCCGCGAGCGCACGGGCGAAGTCGACATCGCGCTCGTCGGGAAGTACGCCCTCGAAGACGCGTACATGAGCATCCACGAGGCGCTCAAGCACGCCGGCCTCGAACGCGGCGTGGACGTGAACGTCCTCTGGGTGGACTCCGAGAAGATGAACGACGACCACGAACAGCGCCTCCAAGAGGCCGACGGCGTCGTCGTCCCCGGCGGCTTCGGCTCCCGCGGCACTGAGGGGAAGATTCGCGCGATTCAGTACGCCCGCGAACACGACGTCCCCTTCCTCGGGCTCTGTCTGGGCTTCCAGCTCGCCGTCGTGGAGTACGCGCGCAACGTCCTCGGGATGGCGGACGCCCACTCCTCGGAGATCAACGAGGAGACGCCCCACCCGGTCATCGACCTGCTGCCCGAGCAGTACGACCTCGAAGACCTCGGCGGGACGATGCGCCTGGGCGCCCACGACACCCAAATCGAGCCGGGGACGCTCGCCCACGAACTGTACGGCGACACCTCCTGCACGGAGCGCCACCGCCACCGATACGAGGTCAACCCCGACTACATCGACGACCTCACCGAGAACGGCCTGACGTTCTCCGGGGAGGCCGGCAACCGCATGGAGATTCTGGAGTACGGCGACCACCCGTTCTTCTTCGGGACGCAGTTCCACCCCGAGTTCCGGTCGCGGCCGACGCGCGCGAGCCCGCCGTTCGTCGGGCTGCTGGACGCCGTCCTCGAGGCTACCGAGACGGAAGCGGAGGTGGTGAACTGA
- a CDS encoding alpha/beta hydrolase, protein MQQETVLVPGARDVEATLDSPEGEASACVVMCPPHPQHRGHRGDDRLVAVAEFLVERGVASLRFDYGDWDEGLGEREDARNAVRWTSERYEHVGLFGFSFGGSVAALAAASVDVELCAVSLLAPTAELEAGLNAADALTDVTAPLQVVYATRDTTADWEPVVAAARNLDCEVVELDADHFFVGRTHHVAEAVGPFLADAC, encoded by the coding sequence ATGCAACAGGAGACCGTGCTGGTGCCGGGCGCGCGGGACGTGGAAGCGACCCTCGACTCGCCAGAAGGGGAGGCATCGGCGTGCGTCGTCATGTGTCCGCCCCACCCGCAGCACCGCGGGCACCGCGGCGACGACCGCCTCGTCGCCGTCGCGGAGTTCCTCGTCGAACGCGGCGTCGCGTCGCTGCGCTTCGACTACGGCGACTGGGACGAGGGACTCGGGGAGCGCGAGGACGCCCGGAACGCCGTCCGGTGGACGAGCGAGCGCTACGAGCACGTGGGGCTGTTCGGGTTCAGTTTCGGCGGGAGCGTCGCCGCGCTCGCTGCCGCGAGCGTCGACGTCGAGTTGTGCGCGGTGTCGCTGCTCGCGCCGACCGCCGAACTCGAAGCCGGGCTGAACGCCGCGGACGCGCTCACTGACGTGACTGCGCCGCTGCAAGTCGTCTACGCGACCCGCGACACGACCGCGGACTGGGAGCCGGTCGTGGCGGCGGCCCGCAACCTCGACTGCGAGGTCGTGGAACTAGACGCCGACCACTTCTTCGTCGGGCGCACCCACCACGTCGCGGAGGCGGTCGGCCCGTTCCTCGCGGACGCCTGCTAG